A stretch of Miscanthus floridulus cultivar M001 chromosome 13, ASM1932011v1, whole genome shotgun sequence DNA encodes these proteins:
- the LOC136500607 gene encoding peptidyl-prolyl cis-trans isomerase CYP71-like yields the protein MASVSETTEQSTITSTTVDDGGAHESKREHLNGAVATPTVGQEEDEMIGPGPAPAKQRQKRPLQFEQAFLDALPSAAMYEKSYMHRDVVTHVAVSPADFFITGSADGHLKFWKKKPVGIEFAKHFRSHLSPIEGLAVSVDGLLCCTISNDRSVKIYDVVNYDMMFMMRLSFVPGAIEWVHREGDVKPKLAVSDRNTPFVHIFDTHSGSNDPIMSKEIHGGPVKVMKYNHSHDVVISADAKGLLEYWSPTLKFPENEVRFRLKSDTNLFEIAKCKTSVSAIEVSNDGTQFAVTSPDRRIRVFWFKTGKLRRVYDESLEVAQDLQRSDVPLYHLEAIDFGRRMAVEKEIEKTENVPQPNAVFDESCNFLIYATLLGVKIVNLHTNKVSRILGKVENNERFLRIALYQGDKGNKKVRKIPSVAANVNDSKEPLSDPTLLCCAFKKHRIYLFSRREPEEPEDATKGRDVFNEKPPPEELLSVSDLGKTATTSLPDNLVLHTSMGDIHLRLYPEECPKTVENFTTHCRNGYYDNLIFHRVIKGFMIQTGDPLGDGTGGQSIWGTEFEDEFHKSLRHDRPFTLSMANAGPNTNGSQFFITTVATPWLDNKHTVFGRVVKGMDVVQQIEKVKTDKNDKPYQDVKILNVTVPKT from the exons ATGGCGTCGGTCAGCGAGACGACAGAGCAGTCCACCATAACGAGCACAACCGTGGACGACGGTGGTGCGCACGAGAGCAAGCGGGAGCACCTCAATGGCGCGGTGGCCACCCCCACGGTTGGGCAGGAGGAGGATGAGATGATCGGGCCGGGCCCTGCGCCGGCGAAGCAGCGGCAGAAGCGCCCGCTCCAGTTCGAGCAGGCGTTCCTCGACGCCCTCCCCTCCGCCGCCAT GTACGAGAAGAGCTATATGCATCGGGATGTCGTCACGCACGTCGCGGTATCTCCTGCTGACTTCTTCATCACTGGGAGTGCAGATG GACATCTGAAGTTTTGGAAGAAGAAACCTGTTGGGATTGAATTTGCTAAACATTTTCGGTCTCATCTCAGTCCCATTGAAGGTCTAGCT GTGAGTGTTGATGGATTGCTTTGCTGCACAATATCCAACGATCGGTCTGTGAAGATATATGATGTTGTAAACTATGACATGATGTTCATGATGCGTCTCTCATTTGTTCCTGGGGCTATTGAGTGGGTTCATCGAGAAGGAGATGTTAAACCAAAACTTGCCGTTAGTGACCGGAATACACCTTTTGTTCACATATTTGATACCCATTCTGGTTCAAATGACCCAATCATGTCCAAAGAG ATTCATGGTGGCCCTGTCAAAGTTATGAAATATAACCACAGTCATGATGTTGTTATATCTGCTGATGCCAAAGGACTGTTGGAATACTGGTCTCCTACCCTCAAGTTTCCAGAAAATGA GGTGAGGTTTCGCCTGAAATCAGATACAAATCTATTTGAAATTGCGAAATGCAAGACAAGTGTGTCTGCTATTGAG GTAAGCAATGATGGCACTCAATTTGCTGTCACATCCCCTGATCGCAGGATACGGGTATTTTGGTTCAAAACTGGGAAATTAAGACGTGTATATGACGAGTCCCTAGAG GTGGCACAAGATCTTCAAAGAAGTGATGTTCCATTGTATCACCTTGAGGCTATTGATTTTGGACGACGAATGGCTGTGGAGAAGGAAATAGAGAAAACAGAAAATGTTCCACAACCTAATGCTGTCTTTGATGAGAGCTGCAATTTTCTTATTTACGCTACCCTCTTGGGTGTAAAG ATTGTAAATTTGCACACAAATAAGGTTTCCCGCATCCTGGGGAAGGTAGAGAACAATGAGAGGTTTCTGAGAATTGCATTATACCAAGGAGACAAAGGCAACAAGAAGGTTAGAAAAATACCTTCAGTAGCTGCTAATGTCAATGATAGCAAGGAACCCTTATCAGATCCAACACTGCTTTGTTGTGCTTTCAAGAAGCATCGGATATATCTCTTTAG TCGTAGGGAACCGGAAGAGCCTGAAGATGCAACTAAGGGTAGAGATGTTTTCAATGAAAAACCACCTCCAGAAGAGCTTTTGTCTGTATCAGACCTAGGAAAAACTGCTACAACATCATTGCCTGATAATTTG GTGCTACATACTTCTATGGGTGACATTCACTTGAGACTATATCCAGAAGAGTGTCCAAAAACTGTGGAAAACTTCACTACCCATTGCCGGAACGGTTATTATGACAATCTTATATTTCACCGTGTGATTAAAGGATTCATGATTCAGACTGGAGATCCTTTGGGGGATGGCACTGGTGGGCAATCAATCTGGGGCACTGAATTTGAAGATGAATTTCACAAGAG CTTGAGGCATGATAGGCCTTTTACACTTTCCATGGCCAATGCGGGACCTAATACCAATGGTTCTCAATTCTTTATCACCACTGTGGCAACTCCATGGCTAGATAACAAACACACAGTGTTTGGTAGAGTTGTGAAAGGGATGGATGTTGTCCAG CAAATTGAGAAGGTCAAGACTGACAAGAATGACAAACCATATCAAGATGTAAAGATCTTGAATGTTACAGTTCCCAAGACATAA
- the LOC136500028 gene encoding zinc finger BED domain-containing protein DAYSLEEPER-like yields MAEFLENFYDLTLRVSVQSRPTSHTYFHEIADVLLLLREWCHSEDNLCKEMGMRMLVKYYKYWGDKYGERLGDREKRGEKDKGDQLLNFIVFFCVAIDPRYKLSKCIRMGIKVMFGDAIGEKLWDTVSTYFRALFEEYKEMYALKDKAPQPTESESAETSTRVSRWMSVITEQINREGGTVKYEVDKYLSEDNELDTKGFDILKWWKANSTRFPILSRMARDLLAIPITSVASESAFSASGRTLDDFRISLTPKMVERLVCANDWLRGGNYVSVEEDSEQMFLLEECNILNY; encoded by the coding sequence ATGGCTGAGTTTCTTGAAAACTTTTATGACCTCACTCTCCGTGTTTCTGTACAAAGTCGTCCAACATCTCACACTTATTTTCATGAGATTGCTGATGTATTACTTCTGCTGAGAGAATGGTGTCATAGTGAAGACAACCTGTGTAAGGAAATGGGTATGAGAATGTTAGTGAAGTACTACAAGTACTGGGGAGATAAGTATGGTGAGAGGTTGGGAgacagagagaagagaggagagaaagaTAAGGGGGATCAGCTGCTCAACTTCATTGTTTTCTTCTGTGTTGCTATTGATCCTAGATACAAACTTTCAAAATGCATTAGAATGGGAATTAAGGTAATGTTTGGGGATGCAATAGGAGAAAAGCTGTGGGATACAGTGAGCACTTATTTTCGTGCTTTGTTTGAAGAGTACAAGGAAATGTATGCCCTAAAAGATAAGGCACCACAACCTACTGAATCTGAATCAGCTGAAACCAGCACAAGAGTGAGTAGGTGGATGTCAGTAATTACTGAGCAGATTAATAGGGAGGGTGGAACTGTCAAATATGAGGTAGACAAGTATCTATCAGAAGATAATGAGCTGGACACAAAAGGATTTGACATTCTAAAGTGGTGGAAGGCTAATTCAACAAGATTCCCAATATTATCTAGAATGGCCCGTGATCTGTTGGCGATTCCTATCACCTCAGTTGCCTCTGAGTCAGCCTTCAGTGCTAGTGGCCGAACTCTTGATGACTTTAGGATCTCACTAACCCCAAAAATGGTTGAGCGCCTCGTTTGTGCAAATGATTGGCTTCGTGGAGGAAACTATGTTAGTGTTGAAGAGGACAGCGAACAAATGTTTTTGCTTGAGGAATGTAACATATTAAATTATTAG
- the LOC136500611 gene encoding probable 4-hydroxy-tetrahydrodipicolinate reductase 1, chloroplastic, which yields MLSATIAAQPAAATALRRRCPLRPRQPLCAPIGTAATRQWMATARLSVTNALANLSVESAPAAPPKLSFPILVNSCTGKMGKAVAEAAVSAGLQLVPVSFSAMEVPDGKIEVCDREICIHDPSESEKILPSIVKEYPDLIVVDYTVPDAVNANAELYCKLGLPFVMGTTGGNRQLLHKTVHDANIYAVISPQMGKQVVAFLAAMEIMSEKFPGAFSGYKLEVMESHQATKLDISGTAKAVISCFQKLGVSFDMNEVKQVRDPEEQVTLVGVPEEHLGGHAFHMYHLTSPDGTVSFEFQHNVCGRSIYAEGTVDAAMFLYTKIKSGASKKLYDMIDVLREGNMR from the exons ATGCTCTCCGCCACCATCGCCGCGCAGCCGGCCGCCGCCACAGCGCTGCGGCGAAGGTGCCCGCTTCGCCCTCGCCAGCCACTCTGCGCTCCAATTGGAACGGCGGCGACGAGGCAGTGGATGGCAACGGCGAGGCTCTCGGTCACAAACGCGCTCGCTAACCTATCCGTTGAGAGCGCCCCCGCGGCGCCTCCCAAGCTCTCGTTCCCGATACTG GTGAATAGTTGCACTGGAAAAATGGGAAAGGCTGTTGCTGAAGCAGCTGTCTCGGCTGGTCTTCAGTTAGTTCCTGTATCATTCAGTGCCATGGAGGTCCCTGATGGAAAGATTGAAGTATGTGATAGAGAAATTTGTATTCATGACCCATCTGAAAGTGAAAAAATTCTCCCTTCCATTGTTAAGGAGTACCCAGATCTCATAGTTGTCGATTATACTGTGCCTGATGCTGTTAATG CCAATGCTGAACTCTATTGCAAATTGGGTTTGCCATTTGTAATGGGCACAACTGGTGGAAATAGGCAACTGTTGCACAAAACTGTGCATGATGCAAATATTTATGCTGTGATATCCCCACAGATGGGGAAGCAG GTTGTTGCTTTTCTTGCTGCCATGGAAATTATGTCAGAGAAATTTCCTGGTGCATTTTCAGGTTACAAACTGGAG GTCATGGAGTCTCATCAAGCAACGAAATTGGACATTTCTGGGACTGCCAAGGCTGTTATCTCTTGCTTTCAGAAGTTGGGTGTATCGTTTGACATGAACGAG GTAAAGCAAGTTAGGGATCCTGAGGAGCAGGTAACCTTGGTGGGTGTCCCAGAAGAACATCTCGGGGGTCATGCCTTCCACATGTACCATCTCACTTCACCTGACGGGAC AGTTTCCTTTGAGTTTCAGCACAATGTATGTGGCCGTTCAATATACGCAGAAGGAACTGTTGATGCTGCTATGTTTCTCTACACAAAG ATAAAGTCGGGGGCGAGCAAGAAGTTATATGACATGATTGATGTCTTGAGAGAAGGGAACATGAGATGA